One genomic window of Comamonas serinivorans includes the following:
- a CDS encoding TetR/AcrR family transcriptional regulator, whose product MPALPQPRRVPRQSRSRALVDAILEATARVLTERGYAGTNTNLVAERAGVSVGSVYQYFPNKDSLITALHERHALDMQTAMDTVLAGAAPLGLRGKLAAIVHAWLAAHQVAPELHRVLEQEFPFFDAPPDQSPADQSIRHRIRQLLEDHRDEVAPPDRELATWMVLQTMESLIHAAVIPPGAPCPARQVEQAIVNMLTGYLCGSHTREV is encoded by the coding sequence ATGCCTGCGCTGCCTCAGCCACGACGCGTCCCCCGCCAAAGCCGTTCTCGGGCCTTGGTGGATGCCATCCTGGAAGCCACAGCTCGCGTTTTGACCGAGCGCGGCTACGCCGGAACCAACACCAACCTGGTGGCCGAGCGCGCTGGCGTGAGCGTGGGGTCGGTCTATCAATATTTCCCCAACAAGGACTCGCTCATCACAGCCCTTCATGAGCGGCACGCACTGGACATGCAAACGGCGATGGACACCGTGCTGGCGGGCGCTGCCCCCCTGGGTTTGCGGGGCAAGCTGGCAGCCATCGTGCACGCCTGGCTGGCTGCGCACCAGGTCGCGCCCGAGTTGCACCGCGTGTTGGAGCAGGAGTTTCCGTTCTTCGATGCGCCGCCCGATCAGAGTCCTGCCGACCAAAGCATCCGGCACCGCATCCGCCAGTTGCTGGAAGACCATCGGGACGAGGTCGCACCACCCGATCGTGAATTGGCGACGTGGATGGTGCTGCAGACCATGGAGTCCCTGATCCACGCGGCCGTCATTCCACCTGGCGCCCCTTGCCCGGCCCGACAGGTCGAGCAGGCCATCGTCAACATGCTGACCGGCTACCTGTGCGGTTCACACACGCGTGAAGTTTGA
- a CDS encoding BMP family ABC transporter substrate-binding protein — MRSRRHWLVWGVSCTLLAGMSACGQRDQPVPTEQPGTAPQGVMQGSAQAASAAAAAEPLRMTFVYRGPVGDGGWTHAHEQARQALEQEFGDRIHTRYIESVSQEGDARRVMRELAKQGTQLVFGTARRYGEVMLTVASEYPQVKFELAGDDKTAANLASYDVRREEGAYLAGLVAGHVTKSGTLGVVAATPTPDVLRSINGFALGAQRANPAVITRVIWVGDWFNPPQEGEATASLINGGADVVLSTNDSTAVLKTAEKMGKRGFGWNTDMAGDAPTAHLASVVVDWLPYYRVTVNHVLKGEWRPAASWWGVKEGAVGLASLAPDVPQAARQQVDDITAGLKAGTFRIWRGPLRDNGDQTLLSAGQDADDAMLRSMAFLVKGVEGKLPGR, encoded by the coding sequence ATGAGGTCGCGCAGGCACTGGCTTGTCTGGGGCGTGTCGTGCACGCTGCTGGCCGGCATGTCCGCCTGCGGCCAACGCGATCAACCGGTCCCGACCGAGCAGCCCGGCACGGCCCCACAAGGGGTGATGCAGGGCTCGGCGCAAGCCGCATCCGCTGCGGCGGCAGCCGAGCCGCTGCGCATGACCTTCGTTTACCGCGGGCCGGTGGGGGACGGTGGCTGGACGCATGCCCATGAGCAGGCGCGTCAGGCGCTGGAGCAGGAGTTTGGCGACCGCATTCACACCCGCTACATCGAGAGCGTGTCGCAAGAGGGCGATGCCCGACGTGTGATGCGCGAGCTGGCCAAGCAGGGCACGCAACTGGTGTTCGGCACGGCCCGGCGCTATGGCGAGGTGATGCTGACGGTCGCCAGCGAATACCCGCAGGTGAAGTTCGAGCTGGCCGGCGATGACAAGACGGCTGCCAACCTGGCCAGCTACGACGTGCGCCGCGAAGAAGGGGCCTACCTCGCGGGCCTGGTGGCGGGCCACGTGACGAAGTCGGGCACCCTGGGCGTGGTCGCTGCCACGCCCACGCCCGACGTGTTGCGCAGCATCAACGGCTTTGCGCTGGGTGCCCAGCGCGCCAACCCTGCGGTCATCACGCGGGTGATTTGGGTGGGGGACTGGTTCAATCCCCCGCAGGAGGGCGAAGCCACCGCCAGCCTCATCAACGGCGGCGCGGACGTGGTGCTGAGCACCAACGATTCAACCGCTGTGCTGAAGACGGCCGAAAAAATGGGCAAGCGCGGCTTTGGCTGGAACACCGACATGGCCGGCGACGCCCCGACCGCGCACCTGGCGTCGGTGGTGGTGGATTGGTTGCCGTATTACCGGGTGACCGTGAACCACGTGCTGAAAGGCGAGTGGCGCCCCGCAGCCAGTTGGTGGGGCGTGAAGGAGGGCGCCGTGGGGCTGGCGTCGCTGGCGCCCGATGTGCCGCAGGCTGCACGCCAGCAGGTGGACGACATCACCGCGGGCTTGAAAGCGGGGACCTTCCGGATCTGGCGCGGGCCGCTGCGTGACAACGGCGACCAAACCCTGTTGTCCGCGGGTCAGGACGCCGACGACGCCATGCTGCGCAGCATGGCGTTTCTGGTGAAGGGCGTCGAGGGGAAGTTGCCCGGGCGGTGA